In one Trichosurus vulpecula isolate mTriVul1 chromosome 8, mTriVul1.pri, whole genome shotgun sequence genomic region, the following are encoded:
- the ISLR2 gene encoding immunoglobulin superfamily containing leucine-rich repeat protein 2, whose product MAASVLSLWLVWALLGAAQGCTEPCACVDKYAHQFADCAYKDLQEVPSGLPANVTTLSLSANKITSLRQGAFAEVTQVTSLWLSHNEISAIEPGALAVLVQLKNLDISHNQIVDFPWADLRNLSALQLLKMNNNRMAALPADAFRNLRDLRSLRINNNHFSFIAEGTFDALTSLSHLQIYNNPFDCTCRLLWLKAWAENTLISIPERESITCASPPAFKGTPLGSLPVLQCAPPTVRLSYQPNVDGAELQDGLALALHCIATGHPQPQIQWRIETAGGALLIERPNASEAEEETPPLSPQRFLAFSNGTLLIPHLSKKEEGTYTCRADNELGSNETSVSVAVAGPQKYPPASPRGELPGLGGKGSGDRKASGKGYVNSVLTSKGEERTKGRSPWGGQGRASAARTPEVPEDVEVEAEAEEDPFRPPPFERRCGQGDPTMYVSNHAFNQSADLKPHAFDLGVIALDVSEREAKVQLTPFAVRPEKRHLRMLYLCAEGGHAVVQWSRIEEGVNSYWFQGLSPGTNYSVCLTYVGEACQVQVVFTTKKEVPSLVIIVVVSVFLLALATVPLLGATCCHLLSKYQGKTYRLIMKAQNPDQMEKHIAADFDPRASYLESEKNYSPTDSGPGVGEGTGPGSRARTRVGEEDEDDQEEEEVGGGLERDESLVTGSLPESQSKANQEEFEASSEYSDRLPLGAEAVDIAQEINGNYRQTER is encoded by the coding sequence ATGGCGGCGTCTGTGCTGAGTCTGTGGCTGGTGTGGGCGCTGCTGGGGGCCGCCCAGGGCTGCACCGAACCCTGCGCCTGCGTGGACAAGTACGCGCACCAGTTCGCCGACTGCGCGTACAAAGACCTGCAGGAGGTGCCGTCAGGGCTTCCTGCCAACGTGACCACGCTTAGTTTGTCTGCCAACAAGATCACCTCCTTGCGTCAGGGAGCCTTCGCCGAGGTCACGCAGGTCACGTCTCTGTGGCTGTCCCATAACGAGATCAGCGCCATTGAGCCAGGTGCCCTAGCGGTTCTGGTCCAGCTCAAGAACCTGGACATCAGCCACAACCAGATCGTTGACTTTCCCTGGGCTGACCTGCGCAACTTGAGCGCCCTGCAGCTGCTCAAGATGAACAATAACCGCATGGCGGCGCTGCCAGCCGACGCCTTCCGCAACCTGCGCGACCTGCGCTCTCTGCGCATCAACAACAACCACTTCAGCTTCATAGCCGAGGGTACCTTCGACGCGCTCACCTCGCTGTCCCACCTGCAGATCTATAACAACCCTTTCGACTGCACCTGCCGCCTTCTGTGGCTCAAGGCTTGGGCGGAGAACACTCTCATCTCCATCCCCGAGCGGGAGTCCATCACGTGCGCCTCGCCCCCAGCCTTCAAGGGCACCCCCCTGGGTAGCCTCCCAGTGCTGCAGTGCGCGCCACCCACAGTGCGCCTTAGTTACCAGCCCAACGTGGATGGAGCCGAACTCCAAGATGGCCTGGCTCTGGCGCTGCACTGCATCGCTACCGGCCACCCCCAGCCCCAGATCCAGTGGCGGATCGAGACAGCCGGCGGTGCGCTGCTCATCGAGCGACCCAACGCCAGCGAGGCCGAGGAGGAGACGCCCCCGCTCTCCCCACAGCGCTTCCTAGCCTTCTCCAATGGCACCTTGCTCATCCCGCACCTGAGCAAAAAGGAAGAGGGCACCTACACGTGCCGGGCAGACAACGAGCTGGGCAGCAACGAGACCTCGGTGAGCGTGGCGGTGGCCGGGCCGCAGAAATACCCCCCAGCCTCCCCCAGAGGGGAGCTCCCGGGCCTGGGCGGCAAAGGCTCAGGAGATCGCAAAGCGTCTGGCAAGGGATATGTTAATAGTGTCCTGACCTCTAAGGGCGAGGAGAGGACCAAAGGCCGGAGTCcgtggggagggcagggcagggcgtCCGCTGCACGGACCCCAGAGGTCCCGGAGGATGTGGAGGTGGAGGCGGAGGCGGAAGAAGACCCCTTTCGGCCACCGCCATTTGAGCGGCGCTGCGGCCAAGGGGACCCTACAATGTACGTGTCCAACCACGCCTTTAACCAGAGCGCGGACCTTAAGCCCCATGCCTTCGACTTGGGCGTGATTGCGCTGGATGTGTCAGAGCGAGAGGCCAAGGTACAGCTGACCCCGTTCGCGGTCAGGCCGGAGAAGCGGCACCTGCGGATGCTGTACCTGTGCGCCGAGGGCGGCCACGCGGTAGTGCAGTGGTCCCGGATCGAGGAGGGCGTCAATTCCTACTGGTTCCAAGGCCTGAGCCCGGGCACCAACTACTCGGTGTGCCTCACTTACGTGGGCGAGGCCTGCCAGGTGCAAGTCGTGTTCACCACCAAGAAAGAAGTGCCCTCCCTAGTCATCATAGTGGTGGTCAGCGTCTTCCTTCTGGCGCTGGCCACCGTGCCTCTGCTGGGGGCCACGTGTTGCCATCTTCTTTCCAAGTACCAGGGCAAGACCTACAGGCTCATCATGAAGGCGCAGAACCCTGACCAGATGGAGAAGCACATCGCCGCTGACTTCGACCCCCGCGCCTCCTACTTGGAATCTGAGAAGAATTACAGCCCCACAGACTCTGGtcctggggtgggagaggggactGGACCTGGGAGCAGGGCTAGGACAAGGGTAGGGGAGGAGGACGAGGATgatcaggaggaggaagaggtgggtgGAGGACTGGAGAGGGACGAGAGCCTAGTGACCGGCTCCCTTCCGGAGTCCCAGTCCAAGGCCAACCAGGAGGAGTTTGAGGCAAGCTCGGAGTATAGCGACCGGTTGCCACTGGGAGCTGAGGCGGTGGATATCGCCCAGGAAATTAATGGAAACTATAGGCAGACAGAACGTTGA